Proteins from a genomic interval of Acetobacterium woodii DSM 1030:
- the purN gene encoding phosphoribosylglycinamide formyltransferase — MFVKPLKKIGVLISGSGTNFQSLIDTVHQKDGEIVVVISNNCDAYGLERGKCAQIPAVAVNPQEYPSNEAFDRKIIGLLKEYGVELVVLAGYMKIITSDFVKAYPNAIINIHPALIPSFCGVGFYGMRVHQAVINYGVKVTGATVHFVNEVADGGPIIAQEIVLVDDEDTPETIQKKVLKVEHELLPRAVRAFCLDQLDVVGRIVKKRKNNDEGVLLQ; from the coding sequence ATGTTTGTCAAACCGTTAAAAAAAATCGGCGTGTTGATCTCGGGCAGTGGTACCAATTTTCAGTCGCTGATTGATACCGTTCATCAAAAAGATGGCGAGATCGTTGTGGTTATTTCAAATAATTGTGATGCTTACGGGTTGGAACGCGGAAAGTGTGCCCAAATACCAGCAGTTGCAGTAAATCCACAAGAATATCCTTCCAATGAGGCTTTTGATCGTAAAATTATAGGACTGTTAAAAGAATATGGGGTCGAGTTGGTGGTTCTGGCTGGATACATGAAAATTATTACGTCGGACTTTGTTAAGGCTTACCCAAACGCCATTATTAATATTCATCCGGCTTTAATTCCGTCATTTTGCGGAGTCGGTTTTTATGGTATGCGAGTTCATCAGGCGGTGATTAACTACGGCGTGAAAGTTACTGGCGCAACGGTTCATTTTGTCAATGAAGTCGCTGATGGAGGACCTATTATCGCTCAAGAGATTGTTTTGGTTGATGATGAGGACACGCCGGAAACAATTCAGAAAAAAGTTTTGAAAGTAGAACACGAGCTTTTACCAAGGGCGGTGAGGGCTTTTTGTCTTGATCAATTAGATGTTGTTGGCCGAATTGTTAAAAAACGAAAAAATAATGACGAGGGAGTCTTGTTGCAGTAA
- the purH gene encoding bifunctional phosphoribosylaminoimidazolecarboxamide formyltransferase/IMP cyclohydrolase, which produces MRALISVSDKRGIVEFASKLAAMGWEILSTGGTAKALREAGLNITGVSEVTGFPECLDGRVKTLHPKIHGGILGIRNNPDHQKQMADLDITPIDLLVINLYPFKNTILKEGVAFEDAIENIDIGGPTMLRSAAKNFNDVTVIVDPQDYAVVLSELQKNGKTSYDTRYNLALKVFETTSNYDTMIADYLKKRVAAEVLEDTFTMTFEKVQDLRYGENPHQKAAFYGEIIPVKGSLTMAKQLQGKELSYNNINDTNGALEILKEYGDEPTVVAVKHANPCGIASDENIAAAYKKAYASDPVSIYGGIIATNRLIDEAAANEMVKTFLEVIVAPGFTPEALSVLAVKPNLRLLDLADITVNEPGYEVKKVMGGLLVQERDTKLYNDLKVVTKREPSAAEMEELLFAWKAVKNTKSNAISLSKNKCLMANGPGQVSRIWALENAIRQAGESVKGTVMASDAFFPFDDCVRTAAAAGITAIIQPGGAGRDDESIKACDELGLAMVFTGMRHFKH; this is translated from the coding sequence ATGAGAGCATTGATAAGTGTATCGGATAAACGTGGAATTGTTGAATTCGCATCAAAGCTGGCCGCAATGGGATGGGAAATTTTGTCTACTGGTGGAACCGCAAAAGCTTTACGAGAAGCTGGACTTAACATCACGGGAGTTTCCGAAGTAACCGGTTTTCCGGAATGTCTGGATGGTCGGGTGAAAACCCTTCATCCTAAAATCCATGGTGGAATTTTGGGAATCCGTAATAACCCCGATCACCAGAAACAAATGGCAGATTTAGATATCACACCGATTGACTTATTAGTAATTAACCTTTATCCTTTTAAGAATACGATTTTAAAAGAAGGCGTAGCTTTTGAAGACGCGATCGAAAACATTGACATTGGTGGTCCAACGATGTTACGTTCGGCAGCGAAAAACTTTAATGATGTAACCGTAATTGTTGATCCTCAGGACTATGCGGTGGTTTTATCGGAACTTCAAAAAAACGGTAAAACTTCATATGATACGCGCTATAACCTGGCTTTGAAAGTGTTTGAAACAACTTCAAATTATGATACCATGATTGCGGATTACTTAAAAAAACGAGTAGCCGCGGAAGTCTTAGAAGATACTTTTACGATGACGTTTGAAAAGGTTCAAGATCTGCGCTATGGCGAAAATCCCCATCAAAAAGCAGCTTTTTACGGCGAAATAATACCGGTAAAAGGGTCTTTGACGATGGCCAAACAACTACAGGGAAAAGAACTTTCTTATAACAATATCAACGATACGAATGGGGCGTTGGAAATTTTAAAAGAATATGGCGATGAACCGACCGTAGTGGCGGTTAAACATGCCAATCCTTGTGGGATTGCCAGTGATGAAAATATCGCTGCAGCTTATAAAAAAGCCTATGCCAGTGATCCCGTATCTATTTATGGCGGAATTATTGCAACGAATCGCTTGATTGATGAAGCAGCGGCCAACGAGATGGTCAAAACATTTTTGGAAGTAATTGTCGCTCCCGGATTTACGCCAGAAGCATTAAGCGTTTTGGCGGTGAAACCAAACTTACGGTTATTGGATCTGGCCGATATTACAGTGAACGAACCTGGTTATGAAGTTAAAAAAGTAATGGGTGGGTTGCTGGTTCAAGAACGTGATACCAAGTTGTACAATGATTTAAAAGTTGTAACGAAACGAGAACCCAGTGCGGCAGAAATGGAAGAATTGCTTTTTGCCTGGAAAGCGGTTAAAAATACCAAATCAAATGCGATTAGCTTAAGTAAAAATAAATGTTTAATGGCTAATGGCCCCGGACAAGTCAGCCGTATTTGGGCGCTGGAAAACGCCATTCGTCAGGCCGGAGAATCGGTAAAAGGGACAGTGATGGCTTCGGATGCTTTTTTCCCATTTGATGATTGCGTGAGAACGGCAGCCGCAGCGGGGATTACCGCGATTATTCAACCCGGCGGGGCAGGCCGCGATGACGAGTCAATCAAAGCTTGCGACGAGTTGGGTTTAGCGATGGTCTTTACCGGCATGCGTCATTTTAAGCATTAA
- the tsaD gene encoding tRNA (adenosine(37)-N6)-threonylcarbamoyltransferase complex transferase subunit TsaD, producing the protein MKILSIETSCDETAVAIVENGRKILTNRIYSQIDIHQKYGGVVPEIASRNHIVKLPYIIDEALAESQLTLADIDAIGVTNGPGLVGALLIGLSTAKAMAYSLGKPLIGVHHIEGHIAANFLQYPDLEPPFLTLVVSGGHSHLVLVEDFQTFKVLGRTIDDAAGEAFDKISRVLGLGYPGGPAIDLAAQNGNPAAIAFPRVMLDKNKFDFSFSGLKSAVLNYINGKKMKNEAIDPNDVAASFQMAVVEVLVRKTIACAEKIKIKTLCMAGGVSCNSLLRKMMTVAAEEAGITLCYPDPILCTDNAAMIGSMAYYNYINGGESDLSLNGIPGMKIGYRQ; encoded by the coding sequence ATGAAAATTCTTAGCATTGAGACATCCTGTGACGAGACCGCAGTTGCCATTGTGGAAAATGGTCGAAAAATATTAACGAACCGTATTTATTCTCAAATTGATATCCATCAGAAATATGGCGGGGTTGTCCCCGAAATAGCATCACGAAATCACATCGTCAAACTACCTTATATCATCGACGAAGCCCTTGCCGAAAGCCAGTTGACATTAGCAGATATTGACGCAATTGGGGTGACGAACGGCCCCGGTTTAGTGGGAGCACTTCTGATTGGTCTATCAACGGCAAAAGCAATGGCTTACAGTTTGGGAAAACCACTTATCGGAGTCCATCATATTGAAGGTCATATCGCTGCCAATTTTTTGCAATACCCGGACTTAGAACCGCCGTTTTTAACACTGGTGGTTTCGGGCGGACATAGCCATTTGGTTTTAGTTGAGGATTTCCAAACGTTCAAGGTATTGGGTAGAACCATCGATGACGCAGCCGGCGAGGCTTTTGACAAGATTTCGCGGGTATTAGGTCTGGGATACCCCGGCGGTCCGGCGATTGATTTGGCAGCTCAAAATGGTAATCCTGCGGCGATAGCTTTTCCGCGAGTGATGTTAGATAAAAACAAGTTTGATTTTAGTTTTAGCGGATTAAAGTCAGCCGTTTTGAATTATATTAATGGGAAAAAAATGAAAAACGAAGCGATTGATCCGAATGACGTAGCGGCTTCTTTTCAGATGGCCGTCGTTGAAGTGTTGGTCAGAAAAACAATCGCCTGTGCTGAAAAGATAAAAATAAAAACCCTTTGTATGGCAGGTGGTGTGTCATGCAATAGTCTTTTACGAAAAATGATGACCGTAGCAGCTGAAGAAGCCGGGATAACATTATGTTACCCGGATCCGATTCTTTGTACCGATAATGCGGCAATGATCGGATCAATGGCTTATTATAATTATATTAACGGCGGTGAAAGTGATCTTAGTTTAAATGGAATACCAGGGATGAAAATAGGTTATCGGCAGTGA
- the tsaB gene encoding tRNA (adenosine(37)-N6)-threonylcarbamoyltransferase complex dimerization subunit type 1 TsaB produces MNTLTIDTSTIVASVAILNEEKLVGEMIINHQKKHSEKLMIAIDHLLVDGGLSIQDMDIFGIVSGPGSFTGLRIGMATVKGFAQALNKPIVGVSTLESLAMNIPFADGLICPILDAQRNQTYTGVFHFQNGQLKRDLADSVMEIDDLIAFLNTQNENIFFLGDGLGRFSNILLEACPGSQIVPNYLNMNRASSAGALVLKRALEGETSHYLDVEPYYIRPSYAEEHKK; encoded by the coding sequence ATGAATACACTCACTATCGATACATCAACAATTGTGGCCTCTGTCGCCATCTTAAATGAAGAGAAACTGGTTGGAGAAATGATTATTAACCATCAAAAGAAACATTCTGAAAAACTCATGATCGCCATCGATCATTTATTAGTTGATGGCGGTCTTTCCATTCAAGACATGGACATTTTTGGCATTGTTTCTGGTCCGGGTTCTTTTACTGGTCTCAGGATTGGCATGGCTACCGTTAAAGGATTTGCCCAGGCCTTAAATAAGCCGATCGTAGGGGTTTCCACCCTCGAAAGCCTGGCGATGAATATTCCCTTTGCCGATGGGCTTATCTGTCCCATTCTGGATGCTCAGCGAAATCAGACCTATACTGGGGTTTTTCATTTCCAGAATGGCCAGCTCAAAAGGGATCTGGCCGATTCGGTAATGGAGATCGATGATTTAATTGCTTTTTTAAACACGCAAAACGAAAATATCTTTTTTTTAGGAGACGGATTAGGACGATTTTCAAATATCTTGCTTGAAGCCTGCCCGGGAAGTCAGATCGTGCCAAACTATCTTAATATGAATCGCGCTTCATCAGCCGGAGCATTAGTGTTGAAACGGGCATTAGAAGGAGAAACAAGTCATTATTTAGATGTTGAACCTTATTATATTCGGCCCTCTTATGCTGAAGAACATAAAAAATGA
- the purD gene encoding phosphoribosylamine--glycine ligase — MKVLMIGSGGREHVLTWKIAQSPRVEKIYAAPGNGGMAALAECVDLSVEDIPGCLDFAKKHDIDLTVVGPEVPLVMGMVDAFEAEGLKVFGPNKQCAQFEGSKAFTKEFLFRHNIPTAAYKEYTDFDEIIKDLGLYGYPMVIKADGLAAGKGVLIPENKEDALAGMEMIMKKRAFGEAGDKVVIEEFLTGQEASMLCFVDGKTIVPMESAQDYKRAFDNDKGLNTGGMGTYSPNVLFADETLNKRIKAEILDPIINGFIADGLDFKGILFIGLMIDKGVPKVLEFNVRFGDPEAQSVLVRMESDLVDIMTAVIDGKLSECEIKWSQQEAVTVVIAAGGYPGLYEKGKVITGIQDVKDCVVFHAGTKLVNGELLTNGGRVLCVTALGENREAARKTVYDNINKIHFDGAQYRTDIAKFN; from the coding sequence ATGAAAGTATTAATGATTGGATCCGGCGGACGGGAACATGTGCTGACATGGAAAATTGCTCAGAGTCCCCGGGTAGAAAAAATATATGCGGCTCCGGGTAACGGAGGGATGGCAGCATTAGCTGAATGTGTCGACTTATCGGTTGAGGATATTCCGGGTTGTCTGGATTTTGCCAAAAAACACGACATTGATCTGACCGTTGTGGGTCCGGAAGTACCGCTGGTAATGGGGATGGTGGATGCTTTTGAGGCTGAAGGGTTAAAGGTCTTTGGTCCGAACAAGCAATGTGCTCAATTTGAAGGCAGCAAAGCTTTTACGAAAGAATTTCTGTTTCGCCATAACATTCCGACCGCGGCTTACAAAGAATATACAGATTTTGATGAAATCATTAAAGATCTTGGCCTTTATGGTTATCCCATGGTGATTAAAGCGGATGGTTTAGCGGCCGGAAAAGGTGTTCTGATTCCAGAAAATAAGGAAGATGCCCTGGCCGGTATGGAAATGATCATGAAAAAACGAGCATTTGGAGAAGCGGGTGACAAAGTCGTTATTGAAGAATTTTTAACTGGACAGGAAGCTTCAATGCTTTGTTTTGTTGATGGAAAAACGATTGTTCCAATGGAAAGTGCTCAGGATTATAAACGGGCTTTCGATAATGATAAAGGGCTAAATACTGGCGGAATGGGAACTTATTCGCCGAATGTTCTGTTTGCTGATGAAACCTTGAACAAGCGGATTAAAGCAGAAATCCTTGATCCCATTATCAATGGTTTTATTGCTGATGGATTGGATTTTAAGGGAATTTTATTCATTGGGTTGATGATTGATAAAGGGGTGCCAAAAGTCCTGGAATTTAATGTCCGATTCGGCGATCCGGAAGCGCAAAGTGTCCTGGTGAGAATGGAGTCAGATCTAGTTGATATCATGACAGCGGTTATCGACGGAAAATTGTCAGAATGTGAAATTAAATGGAGCCAGCAAGAAGCAGTTACCGTCGTTATTGCTGCTGGCGGTTATCCGGGTTTATATGAAAAAGGAAAAGTGATTACCGGCATTCAAGATGTTAAGGATTGTGTGGTATTTCATGCCGGAACTAAGTTGGTAAATGGTGAGTTACTCACTAACGGGGGGCGCGTTCTTTGTGTGACAGCACTGGGTGAAAACCGCGAGGCCGCCAGAAAAACAGTTTATGATAATATTAACAAAATTCATTTCGATGGTGCGCAATATCGCACCGATATAGCTAAGTTTAATTAG
- the rimI gene encoding ribosomal protein S18-alanine N-acetyltransferase gives MMNYRMIENQDIDGVFNVDQACFKHNWTRDSYLAETKNILSNYIVAEDKDQIIGFGGFWQIIDEAHITNIAVLASYRQKGVGQGVMAAMISRALEKGCVRMTLEVREDNQPAISFYLKNGFTREGRRKNYYGNGIDAIIMWRYELG, from the coding sequence ATGATGAATTATCGTATGATCGAAAATCAGGATATTGACGGCGTTTTTAATGTTGATCAAGCCTGCTTTAAGCATAATTGGACCAGAGATTCTTATTTGGCGGAGACAAAAAATATCCTGTCAAATTATATTGTGGCTGAAGATAAGGATCAGATTATTGGATTTGGCGGCTTCTGGCAGATTATTGATGAAGCACACATTACCAATATCGCAGTGCTTGCATCTTATCGCCAGAAAGGTGTTGGCCAGGGAGTCATGGCGGCTATGATTTCCCGGGCACTTGAAAAAGGCTGTGTTAGGATGACTTTAGAAGTTCGGGAGGACAACCAACCAGCAATTAGTTTCTATCTCAAAAATGGATTTACGCGAGAAGGTCGACGAAAAAACTATTATGGGAATGGCATCGATGCGATTATTATGTGGAGGTACGAACTTGGATAA
- a CDS encoding co-chaperone GroES, which produces MSLRPLGDKVVIKVKAEEVMTSSGIVLPGSAQEKPQQGKVIAVGTGEIIDGKKVPLDVKVDDEVIYSKYSGSEVKIGEEEYLIIKQADILAIVE; this is translated from the coding sequence ATGAGTTTAAGACCTTTAGGTGACAAAGTAGTTATTAAAGTTAAAGCTGAAGAAGTGATGACTTCAAGTGGAATTGTTTTGCCGGGATCAGCACAGGAAAAGCCGCAACAAGGTAAAGTTATTGCAGTTGGAACCGGCGAGATTATTGATGGTAAAAAAGTACCATTAGATGTAAAAGTAGACGATGAAGTTATTTACTCCAAATACTCAGGCAGTGAAGTTAAAATTGGCGAAGAAGAATACTTAATTATTAAACAAGCAGATATTTTAGCAATCGTAGAATAA
- a CDS encoding TIGR01906 family membrane protein, whose translation MDKTIKLCSVILAILFPFVVFVSGIEGAVFDKAFYMKEMEKNQVTKNTGIYPPDMELVVDEILNYLKGDRADFDIQARLAPEDAKNVIESVSIFNEKEITHMEDVRALLLFFLALRDVTMVLALIVFLILMKYDPQAIVKSLFYGSITFTAIFVIIGGSFVFNFNNTFILFHQMFFANDLWIMDPSTDRLIWIVPEPFFFAMISRMVMYTLIPLGLTTLGMGLVLFNKKIINSN comes from the coding sequence TTGGATAAAACAATCAAACTATGTTCTGTGATTCTGGCAATTCTTTTTCCCTTTGTTGTTTTTGTCAGCGGAATCGAAGGAGCTGTATTTGATAAGGCTTTTTATATGAAGGAAATGGAAAAAAACCAGGTGACAAAAAATACGGGTATCTATCCTCCGGATATGGAACTGGTCGTTGATGAGATATTAAATTATTTAAAGGGCGATCGGGCAGATTTTGATATTCAAGCTCGTTTAGCACCAGAAGATGCAAAAAATGTTATTGAGAGCGTGTCTATTTTTAATGAAAAAGAGATTACTCACATGGAGGATGTCAGAGCGTTGCTTTTGTTTTTTTTGGCTCTTCGTGATGTCACGATGGTTCTGGCATTAATTGTTTTTCTGATTCTGATGAAATACGATCCCCAAGCAATTGTGAAGTCTTTATTTTATGGATCGATAACCTTTACCGCGATATTTGTGATTATTGGAGGTAGTTTTGTTTTTAATTTTAACAATACTTTTATCCTTTTTCATCAAATGTTTTTTGCCAATGATTTATGGATTATGGATCCATCAACGGACCGATTGATCTGGATTGTGCCGGAGCCCTTTTTTTTCGCGATGATTAGCCGGATGGTGATGTACACACTCATTCCGTTGGGGCTGACAACACTGGGAATGGGATTGGTGCTGTTTAACAAAAAAATAATTAATTCAAACTGA
- the proC gene encoding pyrroline-5-carboxylate reductase, producing MKNNIGFIGCGNMAKAMIGGLLKGKVFKPENILCFDPSETARKTMAEEFGINVKNSNVEVSKEADYLVLAVKPFVYYKILEEIASNIKPSVIIVSIAVGVSFADIKDLLGKEVKVIRTQPSTPAFVGESDSTLCPDEQMTPAEVQDIVTIFESFGKVEIISEKLMEVVPGIASSAPAYTMLLIEAMADAGVLHGFPRDQAYRLSAQAVYGAAKLVLESGEHPAKLKDQICTPGGTTIEAVRVLEAKGFRDAVISAVDACAQKSLAMSKHQLNG from the coding sequence GTGAAAAATAATATTGGTTTTATCGGTTGCGGAAATATGGCGAAAGCCATGATTGGCGGTTTACTAAAAGGCAAGGTTTTCAAACCCGAGAATATTTTGTGTTTTGATCCGTCAGAAACTGCCAGAAAAACGATGGCAGAAGAATTTGGAATCAATGTGAAGAATTCAAATGTCGAGGTATCAAAAGAAGCAGACTATTTGGTTTTAGCGGTGAAGCCTTTTGTTTACTACAAAATATTGGAAGAAATAGCCTCAAATATTAAACCTTCAGTGATTATTGTTTCAATTGCTGTTGGTGTCAGCTTTGCGGATATTAAAGATTTGTTAGGAAAAGAAGTTAAGGTAATTAGAACACAGCCCAGTACACCAGCGTTTGTGGGTGAATCAGATTCGACATTGTGTCCGGATGAACAGATGACACCAGCAGAAGTACAGGATATTGTGACTATTTTTGAAAGTTTTGGGAAAGTTGAAATAATCAGTGAAAAGCTGATGGAAGTGGTTCCGGGAATTGCCAGTTCAGCACCTGCGTATACGATGCTTTTGATTGAGGCAATGGCTGATGCCGGCGTGCTCCATGGGTTTCCCCGCGATCAAGCATATCGGTTGTCGGCGCAAGCAGTGTATGGTGCGGCTAAACTGGTTTTGGAGTCGGGTGAACATCCGGCAAAGTTAAAAGATCAGATTTGCACCCCGGGGGGAACTACGATTGAAGCGGTGCGAGTTCTGGAAGCAAAAGGTTTCAGGGATGCGGTGATTTCCGCGGTCGATGCTTGTGCTCAGAAATCACTGGCGATGAGCAAACATCAATTAAATGGTTGA
- a CDS encoding glycoside hydrolase family 3 C-terminal domain-containing protein: MDDGLIKKIRRNMSLEEMVALCSGQTDWETVAYPKYGIGPVTMADGPHGMRVIVNDGSVGIPQGKPATCFPPAVLSACSWDEGLLELMGKSIAREARTLGVDLILGPGINIKRSPLCGRNFEYFSEDPLLSGRLGKNFVLGAKKYGVGSTVKHYLANNQETRRMTVDEKIDIRALREIYLKPFEIVIKESKPMAVMCSYNSINGKFVSQSKYFLTRLLRDEWGFEGIVMSDWGAVYDRVRGVVAGMDLEMPGNGGINNKKIFDRIKEGKLKVTILNEMVERLIRFSFQAKENREHYHSTEIEIEPKEQHKIANLVALESMVLLKNDDQILPIDRTKIKKIAIIGSMAFDPRFQGTGSSKINPFQIDSPYEQIKKLVADEIQLFPHQGYIHDEIVEQVHLAEQAVEVAKNSELALLFVGLPDHEESEGYDRTHLNLPPKQMALIRKICKIQPNTVVIIQNGGVVDINWEHQPKAIVEMFLGGQAGGDAIAKLLFGEENFCGKLAETIPMRLEDTPAYINFPGIHDEVVYGESIFVGYRYYDYTKKRVRYPFGFGLSYTKFSYESLEMPDLVIDAEKIATVKCRITNIGDMNGKEIIQLYTGKIDTKILRPLRELRDFKKVFIPKGRSTEICFEVGLNDFSYYNPTTKNWEHESGVHEVYIGSSSRDLPIVYQVEITKDLIHPINPLSYLGDFEKTERGQTILKLLLSGFEEIMGNDQTKEDAFFMTMLSNTPVCKLVESSNGVFTEECIDKIINLVNSDESLEGITFESLITCGEKKKGFLKNLFNWNNEEYLSIYSKVRDLVEDEDVMKILRNYFGDETFESEYLQMAIKMGVCFDKAQKVLPDEFFSDEKLKAIDKDLTALAKLKKK; this comes from the coding sequence ATGGATGACGGATTAATTAAAAAAATACGACGAAACATGAGTTTAGAGGAAATGGTTGCCCTTTGTTCGGGTCAAACTGATTGGGAAACTGTGGCTTACCCCAAATATGGTATTGGGCCAGTGACAATGGCCGATGGCCCGCATGGGATGCGGGTGATCGTTAATGACGGTTCAGTGGGGATTCCTCAGGGAAAACCGGCCACCTGTTTTCCGCCAGCGGTACTTTCTGCTTGTTCCTGGGATGAAGGACTGCTGGAATTGATGGGCAAGAGCATTGCCCGGGAAGCACGCACCTTAGGGGTTGATTTGATCCTGGGACCGGGAATTAATATAAAAAGATCGCCGCTGTGCGGACGAAATTTTGAGTATTTTTCAGAAGATCCGTTGCTATCGGGCCGATTGGGAAAAAATTTTGTTCTGGGTGCAAAAAAGTATGGCGTTGGGTCAACGGTTAAACATTATCTGGCCAATAATCAGGAAACCCGGCGGATGACGGTTGACGAAAAAATTGATATTCGGGCGCTGCGAGAAATTTATTTAAAGCCCTTTGAAATTGTGATTAAAGAAAGCAAACCAATGGCGGTGATGTGTTCTTATAACAGTATTAATGGAAAGTTTGTATCCCAAAGCAAATATTTTCTGACGCGATTGCTTCGCGACGAATGGGGTTTTGAAGGGATTGTTATGTCCGATTGGGGTGCTGTTTATGACCGGGTTCGGGGTGTAGTTGCCGGAATGGATCTGGAGATGCCGGGAAATGGCGGCATTAACAACAAAAAAATATTTGACCGGATTAAAGAAGGCAAACTAAAAGTGACCATTCTTAACGAAATGGTTGAACGATTAATTCGATTTTCATTTCAGGCTAAGGAAAATCGAGAACACTATCATTCAACAGAAATTGAGATTGAGCCCAAAGAGCAACATAAAATTGCTAATTTAGTGGCGCTCGAGAGTATGGTGCTGTTAAAAAACGACGATCAGATTTTACCGATTGATCGGACAAAAATAAAAAAAATAGCCATTATCGGCAGCATGGCCTTTGATCCGCGATTTCAGGGAACCGGTAGTTCGAAAATAAATCCTTTTCAAATTGATTCACCCTATGAGCAAATCAAAAAATTAGTAGCTGATGAAATTCAACTATTTCCGCATCAGGGGTACATTCACGATGAAATAGTTGAACAAGTACATCTGGCTGAACAAGCGGTAGAAGTGGCAAAAAATTCCGAATTGGCATTATTGTTTGTGGGTTTACCAGATCATGAAGAGTCGGAGGGTTATGATCGCACGCATTTGAATCTACCACCCAAACAAATGGCCTTGATCCGAAAAATTTGCAAAATTCAGCCAAATACAGTAGTGATCATTCAAAATGGTGGGGTTGTGGATATTAATTGGGAGCATCAGCCGAAAGCTATCGTAGAGATGTTTTTAGGTGGGCAGGCTGGCGGTGATGCTATTGCTAAACTATTGTTTGGTGAGGAAAATTTTTGCGGAAAGCTGGCCGAAACCATTCCAATGCGGTTAGAGGATACGCCAGCGTACATCAATTTCCCTGGAATTCATGACGAAGTCGTGTATGGCGAAAGTATCTTTGTTGGATATCGTTATTATGACTACACAAAAAAGCGGGTGCGGTATCCATTTGGATTTGGCCTCAGCTATACCAAGTTTAGTTATGAGTCACTTGAAATGCCTGATTTAGTGATTGATGCCGAAAAAATTGCGACCGTTAAATGTCGGATCACCAATATCGGAGATATGAATGGCAAAGAAATTATTCAGCTTTATACGGGTAAGATCGACACCAAAATATTACGGCCATTACGAGAGCTGCGAGACTTCAAAAAGGTATTCATTCCCAAAGGACGTTCGACGGAAATATGCTTTGAAGTCGGGTTAAATGACTTTAGTTATTATAACCCGACCACCAAAAATTGGGAACATGAGTCAGGTGTCCATGAAGTTTATATTGGCTCATCCAGTCGGGATTTGCCGATTGTTTATCAAGTTGAAATTACTAAAGATCTGATTCATCCGATTAACCCCTTATCTTATCTCGGTGATTTCGAGAAAACGGAACGCGGACAAACAATTTTAAAATTGCTGCTATCAGGATTTGAAGAAATCATGGGTAATGATCAAACCAAAGAAGATGCATTTTTTATGACAATGTTGTCGAATACACCTGTTTGTAAGTTAGTTGAGTCATCAAATGGGGTGTTTACGGAAGAATGTATTGATAAAATTATTAATCTGGTGAATTCGGATGAATCATTGGAAGGAATTACATTTGAATCCCTGATCACTTGCGGAGAAAAGAAAAAAGGCTTTTTAAAAAACTTGTTCAATTGGAATAATGAAGAATATTTGTCGATTTATTCCAAAGTTCGTGATCTTGTTGAAGATGAAGATGTTATGAAGATTTTGCGAAACTATTTTGGTGATGAAACCTTTGAAAGTGAGTATTTGCAAATGGCAATCAAAATGGGCGTCTGTTTTGACAAAGCTCAGAAAGTTTTGCCCGATGAGTTTTTTTCCGATGAAAAACTTAAGGCAATCGATAAAGATTTAACCGCTTTGGCTAAACTTAAAAAGAAATAG